One Acetobacter oryzoeni genomic window, ATTGTGTCTGCCATTGGCCTTGTTCTGGGCTGGCTGATCTTCCCCCGTCGCAAGCGTTCTTGAAAAATTAGTTTACCGGGACTCTTGCGCTCCTAGGTAAAAAAATGCTTCTCCTTCTCTGCGGAGTCGCAGTTGATGCGACTCGGTTAATTTAGCCGAGTCGCATCAAATGGATGGAAAGAGGGGCAATGCCGGACTTTACGCGGGAACAGCAACTGGGCGGCCGAGTGGCCGGGGTGGATGAAGTGGGCCGTGGCCCGCTGGCAGGCCCCGTGGTTGCTGCCGCAGTGGTGTTTGGCGCTGGTGTACCTGCTGATCTTGCCGCCGTTATTGATGATTCCAAAAAATTAAAACCAGCTGTGCGCGAAGCCATAGCGGAACGCCTGCCACAGGTGCCGGGTATTGAAATCGGCATTGGGGCGGCCTCCACTGCGGAAATCGATAAGCTGAACATCCACCATGCAGCCCATCTGGCCATGCAAAGGGCGGTAGGCCGCCTGCCGCGCCTGCCAGACCATGTGCTGGTGGATGGCAACAAGCTGCCGGATTTTGGCTGCGCTGCACAGGCCATTGTGGGCGGAGACAGGGTAAGCTTGTCTATTGCTGCGGCATCTATTGTGGCCAAGGTGGTGCGTGATCGCGCTATGGCCCGGCTGGATGCACGCTGGCCTGATTACGGCTGGGAGAAAAACGCGGGCTACGGCACGGCTGTTCATCGCAAGGCGCTGATCAGCGTGGGTATTACACCGCACCACAGAAAGACGTTCGGCACAGTGCGCCGGCAGCTAGAAGAACATTATTCGGCGGAGAAGCAGGTATGAGCGGCGCAAAATCAGCATCCATGGAACTCCCTCTTGATCAGATCCTCCGTGGTGAATGTGTGGAGACCATGCGCTCCCTGCCTTCTGGCTCTGTAGATTGCGTGTTTGCAGATCCGCCGTACAACCTTCAGCTGCGTGGGGAACTGCGCCGCCCGGATGATACGCTGGTGGACGGCGTGGATGATGATTGGGACAAATTCTCCGATCTGGAAGAATATGACCGCTTCACCCGTGCATGGTTGGCAGAAGCCCGCCGCGTGCTGCACAAGGATGGCACAATCTGGGTGATTGGCTCCTACCACAATATCTACCGCATTGGCGCCATTTTGCAGGATCTGGGCTTTTGGATTCTGAATGACATTGTGTGGCGTAAATCCAACCCCATGCCCAATTTCCGTGGTCGGCGCTTTACCAACGCGCATGAAACCCTCATCTGGGCCGCGCGTGGGCAGGATAGCCGCTACCGCTTTAACTATCAGGCCATGAAGGCCCTGAATGATGATGTGCAGATGCGCTCAGATTGGTATCTGCCCCTGTGCACAGGTAATGAACGCCTGCGGAATGAACACGGCCTGAAGCTGCATCCCACCCAAAAGCCGGAAAGCCTGCTGCACCGCGTGTTGCTGGCCTCCACCACAGTAAATGATGTTATTCTGGACCCATTCTCCGGCACGGGCACCACGGCTGCCATGGCACGCCGTTTGCGGCGGCACTTTATTGGTATTGAACGCCACCCGGATTACGTAGAAGCTGCCATGGCGCGTGTGGCTGCTGAAACACCGCTGGAAGCCGATGCCGTGCAGACCACACAGGACAAGCGCGAAGCCCCGCGTATTCCTTTTGGCTCATTGGTGGAGCAGGGAGTGATTGCCGCTGGCACAGTGGTGTGTGACAAAAAGCGCCGTGTGCATGCCACCGTTTCACCCGATGGCACGCTGGTAAATGGCACCAAGCGCGGCTCTATTCACAAGCTGGGTGCGCAGCTTACAAACGCCCCATCCTGCAATGGCTGGACATTCTGGCATTTTGAACGGGCAGGGGAACTGTTGCAGCTTGATGTGCTGCGGCAGGAAACACTCCAGAAAACAGCGCAGGCCTAACTGCGCTTCTTTCTGACAATCAAGAAAATACTTTAAAAACAGATATAAAAAGGCAGCTTTTTTAGCTGCCACCAAAGCCCAAAAAGCCAACAGAAGGCTGTGCAGTGCCGCCGGTGCTATCGTAACGCCGTTCTTGAATGCGCTTCTGTTCTTCCTGTTCATAACGGGCATTGTTGATGCCGCCAGAAACAACAGGTTCCGCGCCCCCATCATCCATGCTGCCACCGTAAGAACGCGGATTATCAGCCGGTGTGCGGAGGGAAAGCAGCAGGAAGGTAATGGGGTTTCGGTTGAGGTCGATAGACATATCCAGCGGTGTCTGGCCCAGAATATTATGCCCGTTCAGATCTGCCCCACGGTTAATGGCATCTTTTGCAGCAGAAATGCTGCCACGGTTGATGGCATCAAACAAAGCCGCTGTGGGTTCCACATCCTTGTTGGATTTATCCCCGTCATCTTCATCCAGACCTGATGCACCGGGAATATTGGTGGGCGGGGCGGCCCGTTTGGCAGCCTGTGCGTCTTCCGCCTTTTTGGCGTCTTCAGCTGCGGCTGCTTCATCGCCCCCTTGTGCCTGCGCCCAGACAGGAGAGGTGGCAAAGCAGGCAAAACTGCCCATAAGCATGGCAGAAGAAGCAAGGCGGCAGAAACGGGTCATTGTCTGTCCATCATTACACGTATGCGTCATGCTATCACACCGTATAATGGTGCGAAAGTGGAGAGACCGCACACCTCGCTCTTTCCCTGCTGGTATCAATTTCGGCCTTCACGCCACCATCCAGCAAAAAGGAAGGTGAGGGATAGCAGCAGCATGCTCCATGTTGGCAATAACGGCTCTGCACTTTTACCCGTAACAATATGTGCACCACGCTGCGGAAAGGCCAGCCAATCTGCGCCGTGCAGAGTGGTAGATTCTGCCATCCGAATGGTTGGTATGGCCAAATGCCCGGGTGCACCCAGCCAGAACACTCCTCCGCCCGATTGTTGCGCCATAGGTGCCAGCTTGGTGGCCGTGGCCCGTAAATCTGTCATTTCACGGATATCGCTTTGTACAGGGGCTGCGTAGGCAGTGTGTGCACCATCCGTTATCTGCCAAATGCCTGTTTCGTTTGCAGGCAAGGTTGCCGTTTGGCTGCCATCCTGCGGGGCGGCATGCAGGTGTAGCGTTGTATGTGTGCCCGAAGGTGCCGTAAGGGTTACATCAGGTGGTGTGGCTTCGGTGCTGATGCTGTGGCGTGTTACGGTTAACACGTTGTCGGTAATGCTGGCGGCCAGTTGTTCTTCTTCTAGCTCTGGCTCTTTCATGAGCCAATGGGAAATCCGGCGCAGCAATTCCGCCTGCGGTCCGCCACCACCTTCCCCGCGAGACCAAAGCCAGATCTGGTCAGAAAGCAAGAGGGCCACGCGGCCCTGATCTACCCGGTCCAACACCAGCAGGGGGGCGGCATCTGGCCCGCTCATCAGCACTTCACCATGTGTGCTGTCTGGCTTGAGGGCGCGGTACCATGGGCCCCATGCACCGGCAACGGTTGTTGTGCTATCCGGCACATTTGCATCTGGCGCCCCAGAGAGAGCCGCCGTTACAGGGTGTTGGCGGCCCTGAGCCGTTAACCGGGGGCGGAACTGGTGTTCCACCATGCCAGTTTCCAGTGGTACATGTGCGGGCAGTACATCGCCCACAGGTGTTTCCTGAAGTGATCCGGAGCCTACAAACTCCGGCCCGGCTGTCAGCAACAGCCCGCCACCACGGCGCACAAAATTGGCAATGTTTTCCAAATAACTGTGGGGCAGAATGCTACGGTTTTCAAAACCATCCAGAATAATCAGGTCAAACTGGTTGATCTTGTCCTGAAACAGTTCCTTTACGGGAAAAGCAATCAAAGCCAGATCAGATAGCGGCGTGCCATCATCTTTTTCTGGTGGGCGCAAAATGGTGAAGTGAATGAGATCCACCGCAGGGTCGGCTTTCAGCAGCCTACGCCAGACACGTTCCCCTTGGTTGGGTGTGCCGGAAATCAGCAAAACCCGCAGCCTATCCCGAATGCCCATAATATGGGT contains:
- a CDS encoding ribonuclease HII, translating into MERGAMPDFTREQQLGGRVAGVDEVGRGPLAGPVVAAAVVFGAGVPADLAAVIDDSKKLKPAVREAIAERLPQVPGIEIGIGAASTAEIDKLNIHHAAHLAMQRAVGRLPRLPDHVLVDGNKLPDFGCAAQAIVGGDRVSLSIAAASIVAKVVRDRAMARLDARWPDYGWEKNAGYGTAVHRKALISVGITPHHRKTFGTVRRQLEEHYSAEKQV
- a CDS encoding VWA domain-containing protein, whose translation is MMNSLMQSIGFAPLLPLWLLAVLGVAGVLLCAWSLYNGARGALLRLAALASLLFWLAGPQHLRESWHSLPQTALMLVDQSPSMSIGQRAAIARQAADALAHMQVDGLNIRTITVRQNGHDGTRLFEALDQAAADIPPDQLAGAMMVTDGQVADVPANLPDRLRPRTATGEQTTLPLHVVLTAKGEETDRKLQILEAPPYAIAGQPAHLRVLAEDSGPNTHTGTPAELTLRVNGEEPVVIPVVTGTPQDISIPVARPGQMLISLSVSPLEGEVSQLNNQSITHIMGIRDRLRVLLISGTPNQGERVWRRLLKADPAVDLIHFTILRPPEKDDGTPLSDLALIAFPVKELFQDKINQFDLIILDGFENRSILPHSYLENIANFVRRGGGLLLTAGPEFVGSGSLQETPVGDVLPAHVPLETGMVEHQFRPRLTAQGRQHPVTAALSGAPDANVPDSTTTVAGAWGPWYRALKPDSTHGEVLMSGPDAAPLLVLDRVDQGRVALLLSDQIWLWSRGEGGGGPQAELLRRISHWLMKEPELEEEQLAASITDNVLTVTRHSISTEATPPDVTLTAPSGTHTTLHLHAAPQDGSQTATLPANETGIWQITDGAHTAYAAPVQSDIREMTDLRATATKLAPMAQQSGGGVFWLGAPGHLAIPTIRMAESTTLHGADWLAFPQRGAHIVTGKSAEPLLPTWSMLLLSLTFLFAGWWREGRN
- a CDS encoding site-specific DNA-methyltransferase — protein: MSGAKSASMELPLDQILRGECVETMRSLPSGSVDCVFADPPYNLQLRGELRRPDDTLVDGVDDDWDKFSDLEEYDRFTRAWLAEARRVLHKDGTIWVIGSYHNIYRIGAILQDLGFWILNDIVWRKSNPMPNFRGRRFTNAHETLIWAARGQDSRYRFNYQAMKALNDDVQMRSDWYLPLCTGNERLRNEHGLKLHPTQKPESLLHRVLLASTTVNDVILDPFSGTGTTAAMARRLRRHFIGIERHPDYVEAAMARVAAETPLEADAVQTTQDKREAPRIPFGSLVEQGVIAAGTVVCDKKRRVHATVSPDGTLVNGTKRGSIHKLGAQLTNAPSCNGWTFWHFERAGELLQLDVLRQETLQKTAQA
- a CDS encoding ankyrin repeat domain-containing protein, encoding MRSLHFRTIIRCDSMTHTCNDGQTMTRFCRLASSAMLMGSFACFATSPVWAQAQGGDEAAAAEDAKKAEDAQAAKRAAPPTNIPGASGLDEDDGDKSNKDVEPTAALFDAINRGSISAAKDAINRGADLNGHNILGQTPLDMSIDLNRNPITFLLLSLRTPADNPRSYGGSMDDGGAEPVVSGGINNARYEQEEQKRIQERRYDSTGGTAQPSVGFLGFGGS